The following are from one region of the Stanieria cyanosphaera PCC 7437 genome:
- the def gene encoding peptide deformylase, which translates to MTTLVTVEKKKLKQPPLEIHYLGDRVLRQPAKRIAKVDDSIRQLIKEMLQTMYSADGIGLAAPQVGVNKQLIVIDCELDNPDHPPLVLINPKITRFSSQECITEEGCLSIPGVYLEVTRPEAVEVSFKDEQGKPRKLQASGLLARAIQHEMDHLNGVMFVDRVENEIALTEELKKKGFAVSAVKPVK; encoded by the coding sequence ATGACTACCTTAGTCACAGTAGAAAAGAAAAAGTTAAAGCAACCACCTTTAGAAATTCACTATTTAGGCGATCGCGTTTTGCGTCAGCCAGCTAAACGGATTGCAAAAGTAGACGACAGCATCCGTCAATTGATTAAAGAAATGCTGCAAACTATGTATAGTGCCGATGGCATTGGTTTGGCAGCACCCCAAGTAGGTGTTAATAAGCAGTTAATTGTGATTGACTGCGAACTTGATAATCCTGATCATCCACCTTTAGTTTTGATTAATCCCAAAATTACTCGTTTTAGTAGTCAAGAGTGTATTACTGAAGAAGGTTGTCTGAGTATTCCTGGTGTATATTTAGAAGTAACTAGACCGGAAGCGGTAGAAGTATCTTTTAAAGATGAACAAGGTAAACCTCGTAAACTACAAGCTTCTGGTTTACTCGCCCGTGCCATTCAACACGAAATGGATCACCTCAATGGAGTGATGTTTGTTGATCGGGTAGAAAATGAAATTGCTTTAACCGAAGAATTGAAAAAGAAAGGTTTTGCTGTAAGTGCCGTTAAACCAGTTAAATAA
- the trhO gene encoding oxygen-dependent tRNA uridine(34) hydroxylase TrhO — protein MTIVIATFYKFVSLENLAERRQSLGEFCQKHDLKGTILLATEGINGTIAGSRENIDCVLAYLRSEPNFADLEHKESYSEVFPFERLKIKIKSEIVTFGISEVAPSQKVGTYVTPQEWNTIISDTEVVVIDTRNDYEVEIGSFKRANNPQTQSFREFPEYVAKNLDPQKHQKVAMFCTGGIRCEKASSYLLSQGFQEVFHLKGGILKYLEEIPAEESLWEGECFVFDERVTVKQGLEAGSYDLCYACGHPISELDKTSPYYEPIVSCPHCYDKLTPEKKARQLEKQRQRQQSLNK, from the coding sequence ATGACTATAGTTATTGCTACATTTTATAAATTTGTTTCTCTTGAAAATTTAGCAGAAAGAAGGCAATCTTTAGGAGAATTTTGTCAAAAACATGATCTAAAAGGAACTATTCTTTTAGCTACCGAAGGCATTAATGGCACAATTGCAGGTAGTAGAGAAAATATTGATTGCGTTTTAGCTTATCTTCGTAGCGAGCCTAATTTTGCCGACTTAGAACACAAAGAATCTTATAGTGAAGTATTTCCTTTTGAACGACTGAAAATAAAAATCAAATCAGAAATTGTCACTTTTGGTATATCTGAAGTAGCTCCTAGTCAAAAAGTAGGAACATATGTTACTCCTCAAGAATGGAATACAATTATTTCAGATACTGAAGTAGTCGTAATTGATACTAGAAACGATTATGAAGTAGAAATAGGCTCTTTTAAGCGAGCTAATAATCCTCAAACGCAATCTTTTCGAGAATTTCCCGAATATGTAGCTAAAAATCTTGATCCTCAAAAACATCAAAAAGTAGCTATGTTTTGTACAGGGGGAATTCGTTGTGAAAAAGCTTCATCTTATTTGCTTTCCCAAGGATTTCAAGAAGTCTTTCACCTCAAAGGTGGCATACTGAAATATTTAGAAGAAATTCCTGCTGAAGAAAGTTTATGGGAAGGAGAATGTTTTGTTTTTGACGAACGAGTTACAGTTAAACAAGGATTAGAAGCAGGAAGTTACGATCTTTGTTATGCTTGTGGACATCCTATTTCAGAATTAGATAAAACTTCTCCTTATTATGAACCTATTGTTTCTTGTCCTCATTGCTACGACAAATTAACTCCAGAAAAAAAAGCTCGTCAGCTAGAGAAACAAAGGCAAAGACAACAATCTTTAAATAAATAG
- a CDS encoding S-(hydroxymethyl)glutathione dehydrogenase/class III alcohol dehydrogenase, whose protein sequence is MDVKAAVALEVGKPLAIETVQLEPPKAGEVLVEIKATGVCHTDAYTLSGADPEGIFPSILGHEGAGVLVEVGEGVKSVAPGDHVIPLYTPECRQCAYCLSMKTNLCQAIRATQGQGVMPDGTSRFSLDGQKLFHYMGTSTFSNYTVLPEIAVAKIRSDAPFDKVCLIGCGVTTGIGAVVNTAKVEPGANVVVFGLGGIGLNVIQGAKMVGASKIIGVDLNPAKRALAEKYGMTHFVNPQEIEGDLVAHLVELTDGGADYSFECIGNVKVMRQALECCHKGWGVSVIIGVAGAGEEISTRPFQLVTGRVWKGSAFGGARGRTDVPTIVDWYMEGKINLDDLVTHVMPIDKINDAFDLMHKGESIRSVITF, encoded by the coding sequence ATGGATGTTAAAGCAGCAGTAGCCTTAGAAGTTGGTAAACCCCTTGCCATTGAAACTGTTCAGTTAGAACCACCAAAAGCTGGAGAAGTTTTAGTTGAAATTAAAGCTACTGGTGTTTGTCACACCGATGCCTATACCCTTTCAGGGGCAGATCCAGAAGGAATATTTCCCTCGATTTTGGGACACGAAGGAGCAGGAGTATTAGTTGAAGTAGGGGAAGGTGTTAAAAGTGTTGCCCCAGGAGATCACGTTATTCCTCTTTATACTCCCGAATGTCGTCAATGTGCTTATTGTTTAAGTATGAAAACGAATCTCTGTCAGGCAATTCGAGCAACTCAGGGACAAGGAGTCATGCCCGATGGAACAAGTCGCTTTAGCCTCGACGGGCAAAAACTTTTTCACTACATGGGAACTTCTACTTTTTCTAACTATACAGTTTTACCAGAAATTGCAGTCGCTAAGATTCGTTCAGATGCTCCTTTTGATAAAGTTTGTTTGATTGGTTGTGGCGTAACTACTGGCATTGGGGCAGTCGTAAATACGGCTAAAGTTGAACCTGGTGCAAATGTAGTTGTATTTGGTTTGGGTGGCATTGGTTTAAATGTGATTCAAGGGGCAAAGATGGTAGGTGCTAGTAAAATTATTGGCGTAGATCTCAATCCTGCCAAGCGTGCCTTAGCAGAAAAATACGGCATGACTCATTTTGTCAATCCTCAAGAAATAGAAGGAGATTTAGTTGCTCATTTAGTAGAGTTAACTGATGGTGGTGCTGATTATAGTTTTGAATGTATTGGCAATGTTAAAGTGATGCGTCAAGCTTTAGAATGCTGTCATAAAGGTTGGGGTGTTTCTGTCATTATAGGAGTAGCAGGTGCAGGAGAAGAAATTAGTACTCGTCCTTTTCAGTTAGTAACAGGAAGAGTCTGGAAAGGTAGTGCTTTTGGCGGTGCTAGAGGACGTACTGACGTACCCACAATTGTTGACTGGTATATGGAAGGGAAAATTAATCTTGATGATTTAGTAACTCATGTAATGCCAATAGATAAAATTAATGATGCATTTGATTTGATGCACAAAGGTGAGTCTATTCGTAGTGTAATTACTTTTTAA
- the psbV gene encoding photosystem II cytochrome c-550: MLKRLFLVAVVTIFFVFQSISSATAVELDDAIRTVRLNEAGDEVTLSLQEVKRGQRIFVDSCSYCHKSGTTKTNPNVGLGLNALANAEPPKDNIEGIVEYLKNPTTYDGETNIYELHPNTTRSDLYPMMRNLTDEDLKAVAGHILIQPKIRGTMWGGGKVYN, encoded by the coding sequence ATGTTGAAGCGATTATTTTTAGTTGCTGTAGTTACTATTTTCTTTGTGTTTCAATCTATTAGTAGTGCAACTGCGGTGGAATTAGACGATGCTATTCGTACCGTCAGATTAAATGAAGCAGGAGATGAAGTTACTCTCTCTCTTCAAGAAGTGAAACGAGGACAACGTATCTTTGTTGATAGTTGTAGCTACTGTCATAAATCGGGAACAACCAAAACTAATCCTAATGTGGGACTAGGACTTAACGCTCTAGCTAATGCCGAACCTCCTAAAGATAATATTGAGGGAATAGTAGAATATTTGAAAAATCCCACTACCTATGACGGGGAAACTAATATTTATGAATTACATCCCAATACTACTCGCTCAGATCTCTATCCCATGATGAGAAATCTCACCGATGAAGATCTAAAAGCAGTAGCTGGTCACATTTTGATTCAACCCAAAATTCGTGGCACTATGTGGGGTGGCGGTAAAGTTTACAACTAA
- the cobA gene encoding uroporphyrinogen-III C-methyltransferase, which produces MNQPQSQSYPGKVYLVGAGPGDPGLMTIKGKTLLENAEVVIYDALVSPAILAMINPKAEKINAGKRRGRHSKLQAETTQLLITKAQEYAVVVRLKGGDPFVFGRGGEEMADLIQAGIPVEVVPGITAGIAAPAYAGIPVTHRGYSSSVTFVTGHEMTGKYRPHVNWKAIALGSETIVIYMGVHNLSNIIVELLAGGLSLHTPIALIRWGTRPEQEELIGTLETIVEQVKKTGFEAPAIAVIGRVVNLHSELAVSVPAVNQTVKEI; this is translated from the coding sequence ATGAATCAGCCACAATCACAATCTTATCCAGGTAAAGTTTATCTTGTTGGGGCAGGACCAGGCGATCCTGGTTTAATGACAATTAAAGGCAAAACTCTCCTGGAAAATGCTGAAGTAGTCATTTATGACGCATTAGTAAGTCCTGCAATTTTGGCAATGATTAACCCCAAAGCTGAAAAAATTAATGCAGGTAAACGGCGGGGTCGTCATTCTAAACTACAAGCAGAAACAACTCAGCTTCTAATTACTAAAGCGCAAGAATATGCGGTCGTGGTCAGACTTAAAGGCGGAGATCCTTTTGTGTTCGGACGTGGTGGCGAAGAGATGGCAGATTTAATTCAAGCTGGAATACCAGTAGAAGTAGTGCCAGGTATTACGGCAGGTATCGCTGCTCCTGCTTATGCAGGAATTCCTGTTACTCATCGAGGGTATAGTTCTTCGGTAACTTTTGTAACAGGACATGAAATGACAGGAAAATATCGTCCACACGTCAACTGGAAAGCGATCGCACTTGGCTCAGAAACCATTGTAATTTATATGGGAGTTCACAACCTAAGTAATATCATTGTTGAGTTATTAGCAGGAGGGCTATCGCTCCACACGCCAATTGCTTTAATTCGGTGGGGAACTCGACCAGAACAAGAAGAATTGATTGGAACTCTAGAGACAATTGTTGAACAAGTCAAAAAGACAGGATTTGAAGCTCCAGCGATCGCAGTTATTGGTAGGGTAGTTAATCTTCACTCAGAATTAGCTGTTAGCGTTCCTGCTGTAAATCAGACAGTCAAAGAAATTTAA
- a CDS encoding sirohydrochlorin chelatase, with translation MNTISWHRSYLLIAHGSRDHRQHLALTKLTDLLRQQLTTNAILDRGKYLGTNSVITRKQKIVILERQKLPLVDYACLEFSPLSLAESIVNFARRSQQLGYRQVMLLPLFLLPGIHVTVDLPTQVNQAQQILNGQISLNLCSYLGSYVKMFELLRHKFDGVDRYKFNSQARDGKILLAHGSRLQKGNQPCQILAERLQATVAYWSSSPNLAESVATLVEQGKQNLVILPYFLFPGKITDAIATQVEQLQQDFPGVNLILDQPLGATVELANLILEGAVQ, from the coding sequence TTGAATACTATTTCCTGGCATCGGTCTTATTTATTAATAGCTCATGGTAGTCGCGACCATCGGCAGCATTTAGCATTGACTAAACTCACTGATTTATTACGTCAGCAATTAACTACTAATGCTATCTTAGATCGAGGAAAATACTTAGGGACTAATTCAGTAATAACACGGAAGCAAAAAATTGTTATTTTAGAAAGGCAGAAATTGCCTCTGGTTGATTATGCTTGTTTAGAATTTTCTCCTTTATCTTTGGCGGAAAGTATTGTTAATTTTGCTCGACGTTCCCAGCAGTTAGGGTATCGACAAGTAATGCTTTTGCCTTTGTTTTTGCTACCAGGAATTCACGTCACTGTCGATTTACCTACTCAAGTTAATCAAGCTCAACAGATTTTAAATGGACAGATTAGTTTAAACTTGTGTTCTTATCTCGGTAGTTATGTCAAAATGTTCGAGCTTTTGCGTCACAAATTTGACGGGGTTGACCGTTACAAATTTAATTCCCAAGCAAGAGATGGCAAAATTTTACTAGCTCATGGTAGTCGTCTGCAAAAAGGCAATCAACCTTGTCAAATCTTGGCAGAGCGATTACAAGCAACGGTTGCTTATTGGTCTAGTTCACCAAATCTAGCGGAAAGTGTCGCGACATTAGTTGAGCAGGGTAAACAAAACCTGGTGATCTTACCCTATTTTTTGTTTCCAGGGAAAATAACCGATGCGATCGCAACTCAAGTAGAGCAATTACAACAAGATTTTCCTGGGGTAAATTTGATTCTCGACCAACCTTTAGGAGCAACTGTAGAACTAGCTAATTTAATCCTGGAAGGAGCAGTACAATGA
- a CDS encoding GumC family protein: protein MTNNYPANNSNNYNYPSEVSSASREAIDVNISGYLIKLRRRWKLALAVFLLTAGVTTALSLLLQKTYQAQGKLLFKQNSTASLTGVGENVGELKPLLVNQSPLSTQIEVITSTPVIQQTIDKLKLQDDQGKPIKPKDFEKKLNIELVGGSDVVEITYAHPNPKVAADVVNTLMNTYINEQIRANQSEPASAREFINKQLPQIESQVSQAESELRNFKESNQVVNLTREAESTVVQMANLNSEIANVAAQLQGTMAQSEALQSQLNLNLNQAIAANQLGASPVVDGLLKEMATVESELAKERQRFLDNHPSIKSLEEKKASLNQELKNLISQNVGQGVEISEGLFNNDGLKENQLEKFITLEIDKINQQRQLSSLYQTQQSYLERAQKLPSLEQKEKDLIRKVKAAQTTYETLLTSLQEVQLAENQQNGNAQIIELAKLPEKGSSGRIAFMLVGILLGLLLSNLSVILVEMQDRSLKTVAEIKNKFGYNVLGLVPKHEAEDNQGIIVHKQPDSFASEVYRMIQANLKFMSLEHPPQVILVTSSVPEEGKSTVSANLATAIAQLGKRVLLIDGDLRKPSQHHLWNLDNFVGLKDVISAQKPLSLAVSRPLEQLDLLTAGEVQSNPLALLDSEAMSELINQSRHKYDLILIDAPPLPVTADVLTLSKLVDGIVFISRPGVVEHESAELAQETLANSNKKVLGMVINGINSKEFDRYSYYAKYAKGYFPSQSKQNNAVNNNHSQARV, encoded by the coding sequence ATGACAAATAATTATCCAGCCAACAACTCCAATAATTACAATTATCCCTCGGAAGTATCATCAGCCTCAAGGGAAGCAATTGATGTAAATATAAGTGGATATTTAATTAAATTACGTCGACGCTGGAAATTAGCTCTAGCTGTATTTTTGCTGACTGCTGGTGTCACTACTGCGTTAAGTTTATTATTACAAAAAACCTATCAAGCCCAAGGAAAATTACTCTTTAAACAAAATTCTACTGCTTCTTTAACAGGAGTAGGAGAAAATGTCGGAGAATTAAAACCTCTGTTAGTCAATCAGAGTCCTTTAAGTACTCAAATTGAGGTGATTACTTCTACTCCCGTGATCCAACAAACTATCGATAAACTTAAATTACAAGACGATCAAGGTAAACCAATTAAACCAAAAGATTTTGAAAAAAAATTAAATATTGAACTCGTTGGTGGAAGTGATGTTGTTGAAATTACTTATGCTCATCCGAATCCCAAAGTTGCTGCCGATGTGGTCAATACATTAATGAATACATACATCAACGAACAAATTAGAGCTAATCAATCTGAACCAGCTTCTGCGCGTGAATTTATTAATAAACAATTACCACAAATAGAATCTCAGGTTAGTCAAGCTGAATCGGAATTACGCAACTTTAAAGAATCAAACCAAGTTGTTAATTTGACCAGGGAAGCAGAAAGTACTGTGGTACAAATGGCTAACCTTAATAGTGAAATAGCTAACGTAGCAGCCCAATTACAGGGAACAATGGCTCAATCAGAAGCCCTACAAAGTCAACTTAATTTAAATCTTAATCAAGCGATCGCAGCTAATCAATTAGGAGCTTCTCCAGTAGTTGACGGTTTATTAAAAGAAATGGCGACTGTAGAATCAGAATTAGCCAAAGAAAGACAGCGTTTTTTAGATAATCATCCCAGCATCAAGAGTTTAGAAGAAAAGAAAGCTTCTCTAAATCAAGAATTAAAAAATTTAATCAGTCAAAATGTTGGTCAAGGAGTAGAAATTTCAGAAGGTTTATTTAACAATGATGGTCTCAAAGAAAATCAATTAGAAAAATTTATTACTTTAGAAATAGATAAAATTAATCAACAAAGACAATTATCTTCTTTATATCAAACTCAACAAAGCTATCTAGAACGCGCTCAAAAATTACCTAGTTTAGAACAAAAAGAAAAAGATTTAATTCGTAAAGTTAAAGCAGCACAAACTACCTACGAAACCTTACTCACCAGTTTACAAGAAGTACAACTAGCTGAAAATCAACAAAATGGTAACGCTCAGATTATTGAGTTAGCTAAATTACCAGAAAAAGGTAGCTCAGGCAGAATCGCGTTCATGCTTGTGGGTATCTTACTAGGATTATTGTTATCTAACTTGTCGGTTATTTTAGTAGAAATGCAAGACCGCAGCCTGAAAACTGTGGCAGAAATCAAAAATAAATTTGGCTACAATGTCTTAGGTTTAGTGCCAAAACACGAGGCTGAAGATAATCAAGGCATTATTGTCCACAAACAGCCCGATTCTTTTGCCAGCGAAGTTTATCGCATGATTCAGGCAAATTTAAAGTTTATGAGCCTTGAACATCCGCCCCAAGTAATTTTAGTAACTAGTTCTGTACCAGAAGAAGGTAAATCTACGGTTTCGGCAAACTTAGCTACTGCGATCGCACAATTAGGCAAGCGAGTATTATTAATTGATGGAGATTTAAGAAAACCTTCTCAGCATCATCTGTGGAATTTAGATAATTTTGTTGGTTTGAAAGATGTTATTTCCGCTCAAAAACCTCTTAGTTTAGCTGTATCCAGACCCTTAGAGCAATTAGACTTATTGACGGCAGGAGAAGTTCAATCTAATCCTCTTGCTTTATTAGATTCAGAAGCTATGAGTGAATTAATTAATCAATCAAGACACAAATACGATTTAATTCTAATTGATGCCCCACCTTTACCAGTAACTGCTGACGTTCTTACTCTCAGTAAATTAGTCGATGGTATTGTATTTATTAGTCGTCCAGGAGTAGTCGAACACGAAAGTGCAGAACTTGCCCAAGAAACTTTAGCTAACAGCAACAAAAAAGTTTTAGGCATGGTAATTAATGGCATTAACTCCAAAGAATTTGACCGTTATTCTTACTACGCTAAATACGCGAAAGGTTATTTCCCTAGCCAAAGCAAGCAAAATAATGCGGTCAATAATAACCACAGTCAAGCTAGAGTCTAA